In Runella slithyformis DSM 19594, the DNA window CCGCCCCAGAGGGTTGCCTTTTCGTCGCGGGAGGTGTCCCACACGATGAACGTATCTTCCTGAATTTCGTCCAGCATTTTGACCCTAAACTCCATTTCTCCTCTGATCATGGCATTGGGGGCGCTCTTAACGGTAAACGCAAATCCGGCAACGGTATGGTATTCGCGCAGGGGTACGATGTGATTGGGCAATGCCTGATTGAGCAGGCAAAACTCCCTGAGTACATCGTTTACCGCTCCCGTATAGAGTTGCTCAAAACGCGCTAAGAGTTCTTTTTCAGCAATGGGAAACGTAACGTCAGGTTTGCCTTCTCTTGTTTCGATGAGTTGTTCGAGGTTCATCATTCCAACCTCTTTTTGATATTGATCTACACTCATGTTTTTATTTTTTATTTGATGAATACTTATTTATTCGACGGATGATGCCTTCTTCAATAGGGTGTACAGCGTAAGATTTGCCCTTTTTCTGCTTCTGTAATGACTAAGTTCCCTTTTCGGGCGGGATCAAAGGCGCAGTTGGTGGGATTTTGGCCCGGCAACGGTATTTGCCCGATGACGATTCCTTCGGGACTTACCACCCTGACGGAAGCCGTACCGTAAACAGCCACATACAGATTTTTATCTTCCCCAAAAGCCATTCCGTCCGGACCGCCCGGGCCATCCGGCCCCCCGATTTCGCACCCTATTTTTGCATATTGCCAAATTGCGTCATCGGCATTCCATTCGCCTTTCCACAGGCGGTGCCTGTACGTTTCGGCTATCACTAACTCTGTTCCGTCAGGGCTAAATGCCAATCCGTTGGGAAAATACAGGCCCTCGGCCATTTTTCTGACCTCACCCGTTGCGGTCAATACGCACACATAGCCGGTAGGCTCCCGGCGGGAAGTGCCCGGACAGGTAAAGACCAGATTTCCGCTACCGTCAAAAGCCAGATCGTTGGGATTATGCAGGGTTTCATTGCCGCATTGACGAAGGATCGTTTCGGTCTGCAATGTTACGGGATCAAACCGGCGAACGGCATTTTGGGCTGAATCACAAAACCAAATATACCCTGCCTCATCGATGGCAATGCCGTTAGGGCTGCCTCCGACGGGAAAACGATGAAGTCGGCCGTTTTTGAGTTGAATCAAACTCCCCCCTTTCAGTTCAACGGCCCACAGACTGCCATCGGCGGCAAAGGCGGGACCTTCCGGAAAATGTAACCCTTCGGCCAAAAGTTCAATGCCCAACCTTTGCTCTTTTACCTTCATTTTCAACGGTTTTTATCTCTTTCAAAAAACAAAACTACGGCGCAGCCAATCAGCCCGGCCCCCAACACATACATGAATGACAAGTAGGATAACCCCGTCGACAAGCCCAGCGTGGGTTTAAGTACGCCCAAAATATAGGGCGACGTAGCCCCCACCAGAAAAGCACAGGCCAGCATCAGCCCATACGCTGACGAACGGATGTTAGGCGCGACGACTTCATACAGCGACGCCACGATATTTGAATCATACCAACCTCTGAATATTCCGAAGAAAAACAATGCCGCGTAGGTGACCGTTGGGGAAAGGCTGACACTCATCAGATAGATGAAAGGTGCACCCAGCAACAACCCCAACGACTGCACAATCAACCGACTCTGCGGTTTTTTGGCAGCGTAACGGTCGGCGATTTTACCCCCCATCAGCACCCCTAAAAATGCCCCGGCATGGTGATAAAACAGCGAAGAAAAGCCTGCTTCAGTGAGCGATTGACCAAATTTTTCAGCCAAAAACGACGGCATCCAGGTCAGATAGCCCACATTGACAAATACCATACAGGCAAACGCCAAGGTCAGCATCCACACTGTAGGCTTACGAATGATGATGCGGGCGACCTGACCGACGGTCGGTATAATTTCAGTATTAAACCTATTCACTACATTATTTACCACCGCCGGTACATCTTTTTTTACCCGCAGGAAAAACACGATCCCAAGCAGTATACCGAAACTGCCGAAGAGAAAAAAGGCGCGTTGCCAACCGTAATGCTCACCTACATACCCTGCAATCAATCCGCTCAAAATGATGCCGAAATAGACCGCCGTTTGGTGAATCGACAAGGCCAAAGAGCGATTTTTAGGGTGGTGCTCACTCAAAAGGGAATTGGCTGAGGGTGCATAAAAGGCTTCTCCCCCACCCGTGGCCATACCGCGCAACAGTACGAACTGAATCAGGGTCGTACAAAAACCCGTACTCAACGTAGCCAACGACCAGAAGACCAGACTAACACCCAGAATGTTGCGCCGCGAAAAACGGTCACCGATAAAACCGGCAATGGGCACCAACAGACCATACGTCCAGACCAAGGCCGAGGCTATGAGTCCCAGCTCGGCATCCGAAAGGCCCAGATCTTTGCGGATCAAAGGAAGCACCACACTGAATATCTGGCGGTCGGCCTGATTCAGGAAAAAGGCCAGCCACAGCAGGATCAGCAGCTCCCATTTATAGTTTTTGCGTGCGGTAAGTGGCGGTATTTCAATGGATTTACTCATAATTTCACTTCCATTTTAGGGGCGTTCCAGGCCGAGAAAGTCACGATGACGCTGTTTTTTGTTTCGGGTTCGCGCCAGAGTATATCCAGCAGTATTTCGCGGCTTTCGCCCGCGGCCAGCCAATTGTAATTATCACTCGCCACGATGGCGCGTTTGGTGCCGCCGATGTCGACTTTGGTCATAAAGGCGGGGAGGTTTCCCTGATTCAGTACCCGTACCGTGATACGGCTGCGTTGGTCATCTATCTTTTCCTGACGTACAACCGTCAATTGACAGCGGGTAACGGATTTGGCGATGGTGGGTTTGAGCCACGGGCCTTTGTCGAGGGTGATCCATTCGATGGGTTTGGTGGTATAGTCGGCATAAAAGGCGGAGTCTTCCATTTTTGTCAGCACCCTCGGATAATAAAACGAGCGCGAGAGCAGCCTGCCCGAAGCGTCTTTCAACTCAGCCAACACCAACAGAAAGCGGTCGCGGTAGTCGAAAGGAATCTGAAAGTCACCCGTTTGCAGGGCATTAACCGAAGGTCCGCCCCCGATTGCCACGGGTTTTTGTTGGTGCCAAAGCGATTTAAACGAATCGTCCATCACAGTTACCGACACCTGCGCTCCCTTCATCGGTTGCGACTCCGCGTGGGTGATTTTGACGGGCAGGCTGATTTTTTCCCCCGCTTTCCACAGCATCCTTTCAATGTCAACGGCTACGTGGGTAGGCTCGTAGGTACGTTTGAGAAAATAATACGGCGCACCGGCATGGCCGAACCAGTCCATGAGTTGGATGGCGATCACGGGCCAATGCCGCTTAAATACCCACGGCATCAGGCCCGCCGTGACGGGATAATTTCCCTGTACTTTCTCCGAAAAAATCTGATAGAACTCACCCGCTCCCACCTGCGACGCTTCCGAAATGGCATCAATGCTCGGGTCGGTCACGTCCGTGATGTGCGAAGCGCGGCTCAGCATACGCGGTACACGTCCGGGGCCGTATTCGGTAAAATGGTGGATGAATTCGGGATGGGTTTTGTAGAATTCTTTGTCCCACATTTTACCCAAATTCGTAAATTCTTTGTTGTCAACCGTTTCGTAGAAAACACCCGCTTCGGGGATGGAGTGCATACCCGTTTCGGAAATCCACGGCGCTTTGGCGTAGCTGCGGTTGTACCAGATCGGGTCCATATCCGGATACGTATGAATGGCTCCGTGGTCGGGCGTAGTGCGCTTAAAAACGCGGGAAGGGTCAAAGATTTTGAGGTTACGCTCAATGATTCCGAGGGAAGCGGCATTTCCCAAAGAATAAGCATTAAACTCATTGCCCCCGCACCAAATGGCCAGCGACGGATGATTGCGCAGCCGCACAATGTTCTGCACCACCTGCGCTTCCCACACGTCCTGCGGATAGTCGGGCGTGTCCTGATTCCCGATGGGAAAGTCCTGCCACACCATAATGCCGAGTTCATTGCAGAGATCGTAGAAATGCTGCGTTTCGAGCAGGCCACCGCCCCAAATACGAATGAGCTGAACGCCCATTTTTTTTGCTGCTTCGAGTGTCCATCTGTAGCGCTCGCGGTTTAGGTCGAGCAAAATATCCTGCGGTGTGAAGTTCATTCCTTTCACAAACAGCTTTTTGCCGTTGATGACAAACTGCCAGTTATCCCAGCGGTCGCGGGTGCGCTCTCCTGCCGTGGGCAGGTACTCAATGCGGCGTACCCCGTACGTAAACTCCAGATTATCAATTGCTTTATTTTCTTTCAATAATGTAATTTTCACTTCATACAGCTCGGATTTTCCCAGTCCGTTGGGATTCCACAACTTCGGGTTGGGCAGCGCAATGTCTTTTTCCAACCAGTTACGGCCTTTGGTCAAGTTGACCTTCCATGTTTGTTTGAGGGCGGAAGTTGCGCCTGAAAACATTTCAAACTGTACGGTATAATTTCCCGAAACAGGGTCAAAGGTTTGACCGTAATTGTTGGGATGGTCGAGTTGTGCATTGCCCCACGGATGGAGTGTAAGGTTGGTAGAGGCTTCGTTGGCCAAGAGTTCTAAGGACAGGTGCAGGGTGGCGGATTGCAAATCCCGCCCGGCCTCTTTTATCTCGGTTGTGGTTAAATAGGGCCGCTCCAAATGTACCTTCGGGACCACTTCCAGCCGTACCCCCTGCCACATGCCCACGCTGAAAAAAGGCTCTCCGCCCGAGCCGCCCGAAATCACCCAGGGTTTGATGATTTTAGCGCTGGCGCGGGGATTGTAGCCCGTGCGTTTGGAGTAGTCAAATTCACCCGAAGCCAATCGCGGTAAATTTTCGTAATACGTGGCTTTATTGCCCCAATTACCGGCGCGTACTTCCACCACTATTTCGTTGTTTTCCTTCAAAAAACGGCTTATTTCCACGGTCGGACCGCCAAACATGCCTTCATGAACTCCTACGAGCGAATCGTTTACCCATACTTTTGAGAAATAATCCACGCCCTCAAAGCAGAGAAAAACATAGTCGTCGGCTCCCTTTTCGGGCAACCTGAACGAACGGCGATAGTACCAGGCTTTTTCGTCGAGCCAAGTGTATTGCAGCGAGTTTTTGTGATAATACGGATGCGGCAGTTTGCCCGCTTTGAAATACGACCAATGCACCGAATTGGGCACCGACGTGCTGAAAACGTCTTTCAGTGTTTTCAGTTCGGCGGTATTTTTAACGGGTTGGTCGGCATGTCCGAGCGTCCACCCCTCACCCGATAATTCAATGTGCTGAGGGCCGGACCGCTCCGTGACGCGGAAAGGTTGCCAAAGTGTTTTGTCTTTGATCTGTGAAAACGCAGCCTCCGTCCATAGGATGAAAACCACCGGCGCAACCTTCCTTACTACAGCTAAGGTTTTGTATAAATGATGGAAATACGTTTCTTTTTTCATGGTTAACCTTCTTTTATTGTCCGTACAGAAAAGGGTTTTATTCTTCGTTTTGATAGGGCGACGGCTTTCCGTAACCGCGCATCAGCAGCAGTCCGCCGTCGAGGGTCAGACTTGCACCCGTCAGATAGCTGCCGGAAGTCAGCAGATCTACCACAACGGCTGCTGCTTCGTGCGGCAGGCCGAAGCGGCCGAGTGGAATCCCATCGTTTACTTCTTTGAGCAAAGCGGGGTTTTTCCAAACCGCTGCCGTGATATCAGTCCGGAAAGCGCCGAGCGCAATGGTATTTACCTTGATTCGGTGCGGGGCCAATTCCATCGCTACTCCCTGCATCAGGGTTTCGAGAGCGCCTTTGGTAGCACCATAGGTGCTTAGCCCCAAACCGGGCCGCAGGGCATTCACTGAAGTGATGGTGTAAATGCTGCCTTCGGTTTGGGTTTCGACCATTCTTCG includes these proteins:
- a CDS encoding SDR family NAD(P)-dependent oxidoreductase; this encodes MRLQHKKALVTGASGGIGKAIALQLAREGCTVGIHYLDKAEEARQVAEEIRAMGRTVYVFQADLSEPQQAKQLGNEAWKMMQGLDFLVNNAGVSYKKHFLDVTVDDLETFTNINFKGTFFLTQTIARRMVETQTEGSIYTITSVNALRPGLGLSTYGATKGALETLMQGVAMELAPHRIKVNTIALGAFRTDITAAVWKNPALLKEVNDGIPLGRFGLPHEAAAVVVDLLTSGSYLTGASLTLDGGLLLMRGYGKPSPYQNEE
- a CDS encoding RraA family protein, which codes for MSVDQYQKEVGMMNLEQLIETREGKPDVTFPIAEKELLARFEQLYTGAVNDVLREFCLLNQALPNHIVPLREYHTVAGFAFTVKSAPNAMIRGEMEFRVKMLDEIQEDTFIVWDTSRDEKATLWGGVMTATAKGKKVKAACIDGGIRDTHQIIAEGFPVFYKYRISNGSLGRCLITHYQVTLQIGDVTVKPGDVVLGDIDGVLVVPREIAYQVLLRAEEIKENEKVIFEWVHEGQSIQEITEKGGYF
- a CDS encoding glycoside hydrolase family 2 protein yields the protein MKKETYFHHLYKTLAVVRKVAPVVFILWTEAAFSQIKDKTLWQPFRVTERSGPQHIELSGEGWTLGHADQPVKNTAELKTLKDVFSTSVPNSVHWSYFKAGKLPHPYYHKNSLQYTWLDEKAWYYRRSFRLPEKGADDYVFLCFEGVDYFSKVWVNDSLVGVHEGMFGGPTVEISRFLKENNEIVVEVRAGNWGNKATYYENLPRLASGEFDYSKRTGYNPRASAKIIKPWVISGGSGGEPFFSVGMWQGVRLEVVPKVHLERPYLTTTEIKEAGRDLQSATLHLSLELLANEASTNLTLHPWGNAQLDHPNNYGQTFDPVSGNYTVQFEMFSGATSALKQTWKVNLTKGRNWLEKDIALPNPKLWNPNGLGKSELYEVKITLLKENKAIDNLEFTYGVRRIEYLPTAGERTRDRWDNWQFVINGKKLFVKGMNFTPQDILLDLNRERYRWTLEAAKKMGVQLIRIWGGGLLETQHFYDLCNELGIMVWQDFPIGNQDTPDYPQDVWEAQVVQNIVRLRNHPSLAIWCGGNEFNAYSLGNAASLGIIERNLKIFDPSRVFKRTTPDHGAIHTYPDMDPIWYNRSYAKAPWISETGMHSIPEAGVFYETVDNKEFTNLGKMWDKEFYKTHPEFIHHFTEYGPGRVPRMLSRASHITDVTDPSIDAISEASQVGAGEFYQIFSEKVQGNYPVTAGLMPWVFKRHWPVIAIQLMDWFGHAGAPYYFLKRTYEPTHVAVDIERMLWKAGEKISLPVKITHAESQPMKGAQVSVTVMDDSFKSLWHQQKPVAIGGGPSVNALQTGDFQIPFDYRDRFLLVLAELKDASGRLLSRSFYYPRVLTKMEDSAFYADYTTKPIEWITLDKGPWLKPTIAKSVTRCQLTVVRQEKIDDQRSRITVRVLNQGNLPAFMTKVDIGGTKRAIVASDNYNWLAAGESREILLDILWREPETKNSVIVTFSAWNAPKMEVKL
- a CDS encoding MFS transporter, with amino-acid sequence MSKSIEIPPLTARKNYKWELLILLWLAFFLNQADRQIFSVVLPLIRKDLGLSDAELGLIASALVWTYGLLVPIAGFIGDRFSRRNILGVSLVFWSLATLSTGFCTTLIQFVLLRGMATGGGEAFYAPSANSLLSEHHPKNRSLALSIHQTAVYFGIILSGLIAGYVGEHYGWQRAFFLFGSFGILLGIVFFLRVKKDVPAVVNNVVNRFNTEIIPTVGQVARIIIRKPTVWMLTLAFACMVFVNVGYLTWMPSFLAEKFGQSLTEAGFSSLFYHHAGAFLGVLMGGKIADRYAAKKPQSRLIVQSLGLLLGAPFIYLMSVSLSPTVTYAALFFFGIFRGWYDSNIVASLYEVVAPNIRSSAYGLMLACAFLVGATSPYILGVLKPTLGLSTGLSYLSFMYVLGAGLIGCAVVLFFERDKNR
- a CDS encoding SMP-30/gluconolactonase/LRE family protein, which produces MKVKEQRLGIELLAEGLHFPEGPAFAADGSLWAVELKGGSLIQLKNGRLHRFPVGGSPNGIAIDEAGYIWFCDSAQNAVRRFDPVTLQTETILRQCGNETLHNPNDLAFDGSGNLVFTCPGTSRREPTGYVCVLTATGEVRKMAEGLYFPNGLAFSPDGTELVIAETYRHRLWKGEWNADDAIWQYAKIGCEIGGPDGPGGPDGMAFGEDKNLYVAVYGTASVRVVSPEGIVIGQIPLPGQNPTNCAFDPARKGNLVITEAEKGQILRCTPY